In Micromonospora sp. WMMD980, the following are encoded in one genomic region:
- a CDS encoding ABC transporter ATP-binding protein encodes MRLLRDLWTTAPRRMAIVLLLIVLGAGGQAAASALAGPVLVHRSSGWFVALAVALVAAVVTDLLIGLIMARLTADWSADVRRRLCRVALGQELPALETTPVGELLDRIDNDVYQVAAEMRNTGVRLAQGIAVCVLATVSALVVWWPAGLGMVLLTALLAVVLRRPTARIAPARMAEEEAWSDLAAVMEEAVHGQDDVRTSLARPYVLRLYARRAAAVIARGDRVFRLSGRVTALAAGGVRAGIVGVVLGGAWALATGRVDAARLTAVWLLAIAFGATVEHIARWVPHLQQAFGAWARVQLLANSRQEPVGGLAPTDGDLTVRGLTFRYPAVGDARGPALRDVRLDFTRGRSYALVGRTGSGKSTLAKVLTRAVEVPRGTVFLGGVDLVDLDVEELRRWIAVVPQRTEILAGTLAENVALFDPELLGAAERALAELGLAGWIAELPDGVHTRLGEGGHVLSAGQEQLVAFARILVRDPHVVILDEATARLDPVTENRVRQATERLLTDRIGIVVAHRLSSVRRCDEVVVMADGAVLEAGPLRESARFAELLATSHAGAYAGTGARGGVELLDGPGWADEPFAADWADAPDGSTPSRRGGVPRVEPPPAPPAPRARTMREILRLGVNDPRYGLAAVFLFIVMTLLGLDGAVLPWLWADVVGGGDPWLPALGIAAALLVVLPLPYLTNVWFPHWWIRQMLRISARLVHGQTGARRVSGHTPAEVVAQGGDTDRVVQLADNLMDQFISLAIVLAMTLVTGSFIPAAFFVGTMVISGLAATLFGPRLERTAAGTVKARAAFATALVSSLSAARTVKLAGATRPVLDHLAGLDVVRSERQRREIAMQVWARSTPSIASGLLPIGAWALYLAGGLSAGATLVAVSTLGAARWFAWTTAALVSQYPSARVWTRRTVEMTGMDTYSAAVPGLDLAAGTAPAPEPPPRHPLRRLELAGFGALHSDGTLAVRDVDLVVERGQLVLVVGPVGAGKSSLLRALAGIVHHVGALRWNGEPVTEPELFLRPNQVGYVGQVPRVLSGTVAENIALGHPVDAAGAVSTAQLEHDLAAAGGGLGLLIGHKGTRLSGGQLQRLALARALAPRTELLVADDVSSALDVTTELALWAALREHGVTVVGSTAKRAALIRADHVVVLVDGVVADQGAWSDLEPRWNHLAG; translated from the coding sequence ATGCGCCTGCTCCGAGATCTCTGGACCACCGCACCCCGGCGGATGGCGATCGTCCTGCTGCTGATCGTGCTGGGCGCCGGTGGTCAGGCCGCCGCGTCCGCGCTCGCCGGGCCGGTGCTCGTGCACCGCTCGTCCGGCTGGTTCGTCGCGCTGGCCGTGGCCCTCGTCGCCGCGGTCGTCACCGACCTGCTGATCGGTCTGATCATGGCCCGGCTCACCGCCGACTGGTCCGCCGACGTGCGCCGCCGGCTCTGCCGGGTCGCGCTCGGGCAGGAACTGCCGGCGCTGGAGACCACCCCGGTGGGTGAGCTGCTCGACCGGATCGACAACGACGTCTACCAGGTCGCCGCCGAGATGCGGAACACCGGCGTACGGCTGGCCCAGGGCATCGCGGTCTGCGTGCTCGCCACGGTCAGCGCGCTCGTCGTCTGGTGGCCGGCCGGCCTCGGGATGGTGCTGCTCACCGCGCTGCTCGCGGTCGTGCTGCGCCGCCCCACCGCCCGCATCGCCCCGGCCCGGATGGCCGAGGAGGAAGCCTGGTCCGACCTCGCCGCCGTGATGGAGGAGGCGGTGCACGGCCAAGACGACGTGCGCACCAGCCTGGCCCGGCCCTACGTGCTGCGTCTCTACGCCCGCCGGGCGGCCGCGGTGATCGCCCGGGGTGACCGGGTGTTCCGGCTCTCCGGCCGGGTCACCGCGCTCGCCGCCGGCGGCGTCCGGGCCGGCATCGTCGGCGTGGTGCTGGGCGGCGCGTGGGCGCTCGCCACCGGCCGGGTCGACGCCGCCCGGCTCACCGCCGTCTGGCTCCTCGCGATCGCGTTCGGCGCGACCGTCGAGCACATCGCCCGCTGGGTGCCGCACCTGCAACAGGCGTTCGGTGCCTGGGCCCGGGTGCAACTGCTGGCCAACTCGCGGCAGGAACCGGTCGGTGGGCTCGCCCCGACCGACGGCGACCTGACCGTGCGCGGGCTCACCTTCCGCTACCCGGCGGTCGGGGACGCGCGCGGTCCGGCGCTGCGCGACGTGCGGCTCGACTTCACCCGCGGCCGCTCCTACGCGCTCGTCGGGCGCACCGGCTCGGGCAAGTCGACGCTGGCCAAGGTGCTCACCCGGGCGGTGGAGGTGCCCCGCGGCACGGTCTTCCTCGGCGGGGTGGACCTGGTCGACCTCGACGTCGAGGAGCTGCGCCGGTGGATCGCCGTGGTGCCGCAGCGCACCGAGATCCTGGCCGGCACGCTCGCCGAGAACGTGGCGCTGTTCGACCCGGAGCTGCTCGGCGCCGCCGAGCGGGCGCTGGCCGAGCTGGGCCTGGCCGGGTGGATCGCCGAGCTGCCCGACGGCGTGCACACCCGGCTCGGCGAGGGTGGGCACGTGCTCTCCGCCGGGCAGGAGCAACTGGTGGCGTTCGCCCGGATCCTGGTGCGGGACCCGCACGTGGTGATCCTCGACGAGGCCACCGCGCGGCTCGACCCGGTCACCGAGAACCGGGTCCGCCAGGCCACCGAACGGCTGCTCACCGACCGGATCGGCATCGTGGTCGCGCACCGGCTCTCCTCGGTGCGCCGCTGCGACGAGGTGGTGGTGATGGCCGACGGGGCGGTGCTGGAGGCCGGCCCGCTGCGCGAGTCCGCGCGCTTCGCCGAGCTGCTCGCCACCAGCCACGCCGGGGCGTACGCCGGCACCGGCGCCCGCGGCGGCGTGGAACTGCTCGACGGGCCCGGCTGGGCCGACGAACCCTTCGCCGCCGACTGGGCCGACGCGCCGGACGGGTCCACCCCGTCGCGGCGCGGCGGCGTGCCCCGCGTCGAACCGCCGCCGGCGCCGCCCGCGCCGCGTGCGCGGACCATGCGGGAGATCCTCCGCTTGGGCGTCAACGACCCCCGGTACGGCCTGGCCGCGGTCTTCCTGTTCATCGTGATGACGCTGCTCGGGCTGGACGGCGCGGTGCTGCCGTGGCTCTGGGCCGACGTGGTCGGCGGCGGCGACCCGTGGCTGCCCGCGTTGGGCATCGCCGCCGCGCTGCTGGTGGTGCTGCCGCTGCCCTACCTGACGAACGTGTGGTTCCCGCACTGGTGGATCCGGCAGATGCTGCGGATCAGCGCCCGGCTGGTGCACGGGCAGACCGGCGCGCGCCGGGTCAGCGGGCACACCCCGGCCGAGGTGGTGGCGCAGGGCGGTGACACCGACCGGGTGGTGCAGCTCGCCGACAACCTGATGGACCAGTTCATCTCGCTGGCCATCGTGCTCGCCATGACGCTGGTGACCGGCAGCTTCATCCCGGCGGCGTTCTTCGTCGGCACGATGGTGATCTCCGGGTTGGCGGCGACGCTGTTCGGGCCCCGGCTGGAACGCACCGCGGCCGGCACGGTGAAGGCGCGTGCCGCGTTCGCCACCGCGCTGGTCTCCTCGCTGTCGGCCGCCCGCACGGTGAAGCTGGCCGGCGCCACCCGCCCGGTGCTCGACCACCTCGCCGGGCTGGACGTGGTCCGCAGCGAGCGGCAGCGCCGGGAGATCGCCATGCAGGTGTGGGCGCGGTCCACGCCGTCGATCGCCAGCGGGCTGCTGCCGATCGGCGCGTGGGCGCTCTACCTGGCCGGTGGGCTCTCCGCGGGCGCGACGCTGGTGGCGGTCTCCACGCTCGGCGCGGCCCGGTGGTTCGCGTGGACCACCGCGGCGCTGGTGTCGCAGTATCCGTCGGCCCGGGTGTGGACCCGGCGCACCGTGGAGATGACCGGGATGGACACCTACTCGGCGGCGGTGCCCGGGCTCGACCTGGCCGCCGGCACCGCGCCGGCGCCCGAGCCGCCGCCGAGGCACCCGCTGCGCCGGCTGGAGCTGGCCGGCTTCGGCGCGCTGCACTCCGACGGCACGCTCGCCGTCCGCGACGTCGACCTGGTGGTCGAACGCGGGCAACTGGTGCTCGTGGTCGGCCCGGTCGGCGCCGGCAAGTCGTCGCTGCTGCGCGCGTTGGCCGGGATCGTGCACCACGTCGGCGCGCTGCGCTGGAACGGCGAACCGGTCACCGAGCCGGAGCTGTTCCTGCGGCCCAACCAGGTCGGCTACGTGGGGCAGGTGCCCCGGGTGCTCTCCGGCACGGTGGCCGAGAACATCGCGCTGGGGCACCCGGTGGACGCGGCGGGCGCGGTGTCCACCGCCCAGCTCGAACACGACCTGGCCGCGGCGGGCGGCGGGCTCGGCCTGCTGATCGGGCACAAGGGCACCCGGCTCTCCGGTGGCCAGCTCCAGCGGCTGGCGCTGGCCCGGGCGCTCGCGCCGCGTACCGAACTGCTGGTCGCCGACGACGTGTCGTCGGCGCTGGACGTGACCACCGAGCTGGCGCTCTGGGCGGCGCTGCGCGAGCACGGGGTGACGGTGGTCGGCTCGACCGCCAAGCGGGCCGCGCTGATCCGCGCGGACCACGTGGTGGTGCTGGTCGACGGCGTGGTCGCCGACCAGGGCGCCTGGTCCGACCTGGAGCCGCGCTGGAACCATCTGGCCGGCTGA
- a CDS encoding TetR/AcrR family transcriptional regulator, which yields MTDGRTRRRADTRQRLFVAAVDLIAEQGFSATTVDDIAARAGVAKGTVYYNFESKTVLFEELLRHGIGLLTAEFRAAVDGLPPREALAALVRAELDYIRRYRAFAQLLLSEMWRTNREWQQTLRLLRGEAIEVIAETVRAGVTSGDLPADLDVRTASSALFGVGLVVAVDWLVFQPDRPIADVQESLLGIVRRVAQT from the coding sequence GTGACGGACGGACGGACGCGCCGGCGGGCGGACACCCGCCAACGCCTCTTCGTGGCGGCGGTAGACCTCATCGCCGAGCAGGGCTTCTCGGCGACCACGGTGGACGACATCGCGGCCCGGGCCGGCGTGGCGAAGGGAACCGTCTACTACAACTTCGAGTCCAAGACCGTTCTCTTCGAGGAGCTGCTGCGGCACGGCATCGGCCTGCTCACCGCCGAGTTCCGGGCCGCCGTCGACGGACTGCCGCCCCGCGAGGCGCTCGCCGCGCTGGTCCGCGCCGAACTCGACTACATCCGCCGCTACCGGGCGTTCGCCCAGCTCCTGCTCTCGGAGATGTGGCGCACCAACCGGGAGTGGCAGCAGACGCTGCGGCTGCTGCGCGGCGAGGCGATCGAGGTGATCGCGGAAACCGTCCGGGCCGGCGTGACCAGCGGCGACCTGCCGGCCGACCTGGACGTCCGCACCGCCAGCTCGGCGCTGTTCGGCGTCGGACTGGTGGTGGCGGTGGACTGGCTGGTGTTCCAGCCCGACCGGCCGATCGCCGACGTGCAGGAGTCCCTGCTCGGCATCGTCCGTCGGGTCGCCCAGACCTGA
- a CDS encoding YhgE/Pip domain-containing protein, which translates to MSVLRLALFELRRMTRGRLPRAALAVLTVVPLLYGALYLYAFWDPYGKLDRIPVALVDADRPATASDGSEVHAGRDLTDELVARRVFGWTVTDQTDATAGLRDGRYHLVFSIPADFSATLAAGPEPDRTARQGELKVVNDDATNYLSGLLARSAFSEIRAAAAESTAASYFDKMLIGFTDAKAETGRAADGAGKISDGLGTSQRGAGQLADGLGDAENGAGQLAGGLNQSVQGADKLAKGLDQLQTGAAQLADGAGRAATETKAAAAKVDAAANKYEPVLRRNADRIQQAATAVATGAQQLADGLDALPAKADEVVGLAEEISDRLDAVAKDHPELADDPNFAAARKAAGQAVTQAKALRSALDKSDLAALKKQMTEVAKTAREVAAAAPHLADDVASARAKVDELAGGLNTLAQGSAKLRDGLGDASTGADQLRGGLYRLATGARQLDGGLAQLGTGSTKLVDGLTTLEGGAGDLADGLAAGEKKLPGYDDAASRADVLGDPVGLTRDSQHPAGSYGVGFAPYFLALALWVGAMITYMLLRPVNRRHVMSGAAGWRVVLAGWLPAAAIGLAQVAVLYTVVTLALGLDPRHGAATFGLLALASLAFTAIMQLLGVALGPAGRLAALALLMLQLTSSGGTYPVQTSPGFFQAIHPWLPMTYVVGGLRHTINGGPAGPVVTGALVLLAFGLGALALTVGSARRSRRLTPAKLHPELTM; encoded by the coding sequence GTGAGCGTGCTGCGACTCGCCCTGTTCGAGCTGCGCCGGATGACCCGGGGCCGACTGCCGCGCGCCGCGCTCGCCGTGCTCACCGTGGTCCCGCTGCTCTACGGCGCGCTCTACCTCTACGCCTTCTGGGACCCGTACGGGAAGCTCGACCGGATCCCGGTAGCGCTGGTCGACGCGGATCGGCCGGCCACGGCGAGCGACGGCAGCGAGGTGCACGCCGGCCGGGACCTCACCGACGAACTTGTCGCCCGCAGGGTCTTCGGCTGGACCGTCACCGACCAGACCGATGCCACCGCGGGCCTGCGCGACGGCCGCTACCACCTGGTCTTCTCCATCCCGGCCGACTTCTCGGCCACCCTGGCCGCCGGCCCGGAACCGGACCGGACGGCCCGGCAGGGCGAGCTGAAGGTGGTCAACGACGACGCCACCAACTACCTGTCCGGGCTGCTCGCCCGCTCGGCGTTCAGCGAGATCCGGGCCGCCGCCGCGGAGAGCACCGCCGCCTCGTACTTCGACAAGATGCTGATCGGCTTCACCGACGCCAAGGCCGAGACCGGTCGCGCGGCCGACGGGGCCGGGAAGATCTCCGACGGGCTCGGCACCTCGCAGCGGGGCGCCGGGCAGCTCGCCGACGGGCTCGGCGACGCCGAGAACGGCGCCGGGCAGCTCGCCGGCGGCCTGAACCAGTCGGTCCAGGGCGCCGACAAGCTCGCCAAGGGCCTCGACCAACTGCAGACCGGCGCGGCACAACTCGCCGACGGCGCCGGCCGGGCCGCCACCGAGACGAAGGCCGCCGCCGCGAAGGTCGACGCCGCAGCGAACAAGTACGAGCCGGTGCTGCGCCGCAACGCCGACCGGATCCAGCAGGCGGCCACCGCGGTCGCCACCGGCGCGCAGCAGCTCGCCGACGGGCTGGACGCGCTGCCCGCCAAGGCCGACGAGGTGGTCGGCCTCGCCGAGGAGATCTCCGACCGGCTCGACGCGGTCGCGAAGGACCACCCCGAACTCGCCGACGACCCGAATTTCGCCGCCGCCCGCAAGGCCGCCGGTCAGGCCGTCACCCAGGCCAAGGCGCTGCGGTCCGCGCTGGACAAGTCCGATCTGGCCGCGTTGAAGAAGCAGATGACCGAGGTCGCGAAGACCGCCCGGGAGGTGGCCGCCGCCGCGCCGCACCTGGCCGACGACGTCGCCTCGGCCCGGGCCAAGGTCGACGAGCTGGCCGGCGGGCTCAACACGCTGGCCCAGGGCAGCGCCAAGCTCCGCGACGGACTCGGCGACGCGTCGACCGGCGCCGACCAGCTCCGCGGCGGCCTCTACCGGCTCGCCACCGGGGCCCGGCAACTCGACGGCGGCCTGGCCCAGCTCGGCACCGGCAGCACCAAGCTGGTCGACGGACTGACCACGCTGGAGGGCGGCGCCGGTGACCTCGCCGACGGGCTCGCCGCCGGGGAGAAGAAACTGCCCGGGTACGACGACGCGGCCAGCCGCGCCGACGTGCTCGGCGACCCGGTCGGCCTGACCCGCGACTCGCAGCACCCGGCCGGCTCCTACGGGGTGGGCTTCGCCCCCTACTTCCTGGCGCTGGCGCTCTGGGTCGGCGCGATGATCACGTACATGCTGTTGCGGCCGGTCAACCGGCGGCACGTGATGTCCGGCGCGGCCGGCTGGCGGGTGGTGCTCGCCGGCTGGCTGCCCGCCGCGGCGATCGGCCTGGCCCAGGTCGCCGTGCTCTACACGGTGGTGACGCTGGCCCTCGGGCTCGACCCGCGGCACGGCGCGGCCACGTTCGGGCTGCTCGCGCTCGCCTCGCTGGCGTTCACCGCGATCATGCAACTGCTCGGCGTGGCACTCGGCCCGGCCGGCCGGCTCGCCGCGCTGGCGTTGCTGATGCTCCAGCTCACCTCGTCCGGCGGCACCTACCCGGTGCAGACCTCGCCCGGCTTCTTCCAGGCGATCCACCCCTGGCTGCCGATGACGTACGTGGTGGGCGGGCTGCGGCACACCATCAACGGCGGCCCGGCCGGACCGGTGGTCACCGGGGCGCTGGTGCTGCTCGCGTTCGGCCTGGGCGCGCTGGCGCTCACCGTCGGCTCGGCGCGCCGGTCCCGCCGGCTCACCCCGGCCAAGCTGCACCCCGAACTGACCATGTGA
- a CDS encoding ATP-binding cassette domain-containing protein — MTIVEADGLGLRTRRGWVYRDVDLTAERGELLAVTGPPGSGRTSLLLALAGRFPHSHGELRRRGPAALGQVAGVHEPDPTLTVAEHITERLLLLGPVPRRRQLVPVAALRARRAYRRDAYAAAVAGAGFTDVPLDPDRYGRDLTPIDRQVLGLVLASLAGPSLIVADDVDAGADRPEREWIWAALERLAGQGYAVIASARAVEEGVTATVHRVGDPALPVPALPAVEVPA, encoded by the coding sequence ATGACGATCGTCGAGGCCGACGGGCTGGGGCTGCGGACCCGGCGCGGCTGGGTCTACCGGGACGTGGACCTCACCGCCGAGCGCGGTGAGCTGCTCGCGGTGACCGGGCCCCCCGGCAGTGGGCGGACCTCGCTCCTGCTCGCCCTGGCCGGCCGCTTCCCGCACAGCCACGGTGAGCTGCGCCGGCGCGGCCCGGCCGCGCTCGGCCAGGTGGCCGGCGTGCACGAGCCCGACCCCACGCTCACCGTCGCCGAGCACATCACCGAACGCCTGCTGCTGCTCGGGCCGGTGCCACGCCGCCGCCAGCTCGTCCCGGTGGCCGCGCTGCGGGCCCGCCGGGCCTACCGCCGCGACGCCTACGCCGCCGCCGTCGCCGGCGCCGGCTTCACCGACGTCCCGCTCGACCCCGACCGGTACGGCCGCGACCTCACCCCGATCGACCGCCAGGTGCTCGGGCTGGTGCTGGCCAGCCTCGCCGGCCCCAGCCTGATCGTCGCCGACGACGTGGACGCCGGCGCCGACCGCCCGGAACGGGAATGGATCTGGGCCGCCCTGGAACGCCTCGCCGGCCAGGGCTACGCGGTGATCGCCAGCGCCCGCGCCGTCGAGGAGGGGGTGACCGCCACCGTGCACCGCGTCGGCGACCCCGCCCTGCCCGTACCCGCCCTGCCCGCCGTGGAGGTGCCCGCGTGA
- a CDS encoding DUF4081 domain-containing GNAT family N-acetyltransferase codes for MLTMPVRQLGESERRAVERLLDADPYAGAQVAERVAARGLAWWRAEARILGYGSRRNLESICWLGGNLTPVLASESAVAAFAEQLGEEERLCSSIVGRADAVLGLWDRLGPHWGPARDVRPNQPLLATDAAPPVAPDPQVRRVRADEVDRLFPAAVAMYTEEVGVSPMAEDGGRGYRRRVTELVRAGRAYARIVDGRVVFKAELAVVTRRTAQIQGVWVAPEWRGRGIAAAAMAAVVRDALARVAPTVSLYVNDFNLPARRVYERCGFRPVGTLATVLF; via the coding sequence GTGCTCACGATGCCGGTACGCCAACTGGGGGAGTCGGAGCGCCGCGCGGTCGAGCGGTTGCTCGACGCCGACCCCTACGCCGGCGCGCAGGTCGCCGAGCGGGTGGCGGCGCGCGGCCTGGCCTGGTGGCGGGCCGAGGCGCGGATCCTCGGCTACGGCTCCCGGCGCAACCTGGAGTCGATCTGCTGGCTGGGCGGCAACCTGACCCCGGTGCTCGCCTCGGAGTCGGCGGTGGCCGCGTTCGCCGAGCAGTTGGGCGAGGAGGAACGACTCTGCTCCTCGATCGTGGGCCGCGCCGACGCGGTGCTCGGCCTCTGGGACCGCCTCGGTCCGCACTGGGGGCCGGCCCGGGACGTACGCCCGAACCAGCCGTTGCTGGCCACGGACGCGGCGCCGCCGGTGGCGCCGGACCCGCAGGTGCGCCGGGTGCGCGCCGACGAGGTCGACCGGCTCTTCCCGGCGGCGGTGGCGATGTACACCGAGGAGGTCGGCGTGTCGCCGATGGCCGAGGACGGCGGTCGCGGCTACCGGCGGCGGGTGACCGAGCTGGTGCGCGCCGGCCGGGCCTACGCCCGCATCGTCGACGGTCGGGTGGTCTTCAAGGCCGAGCTGGCGGTGGTGACCCGCCGCACCGCGCAGATCCAGGGCGTCTGGGTGGCTCCCGAGTGGCGGGGCCGGGGCATCGCGGCCGCCGCGATGGCCGCGGTGGTCCGTGACGCGCTGGCCCGGGTCGCACCCACGGTCAGCCTCTACGTCAACGACTTCAACCTGCCGGCCCGCCGGGTCTACGAGCGCTGCGGTTTCCGCCCGGTCGGCACGCTCGCCACTGTGCTGTTCTGA
- a CDS encoding PadR family transcriptional regulator: protein MGFHRHVHALRDEMHRHGGFGFPPVPPPPPFPPGPHGHGRGRGGRGGRGRRPNVRGAVLALLTERPMHGYEMIQEIDSRTGGAWRPSPGSIYPTLQLLEDEGVIATAPDSDGGRKRFALTDQGRAEATEAAQTPPWAAFAEQTVNSWHDIRDAGTQAMNALRQVMTTGTDDQRARAAQVLDETRRKLYAILAESE from the coding sequence ATGGGATTCCACCGACACGTGCACGCCCTGCGTGACGAGATGCACCGCCACGGCGGCTTCGGCTTCCCGCCCGTACCCCCGCCCCCGCCGTTTCCGCCCGGACCGCACGGTCACGGACGGGGCCGGGGCGGTCGAGGTGGCCGGGGCCGGCGGCCGAACGTGCGCGGGGCCGTGCTGGCCCTGCTCACCGAGCGGCCGATGCACGGCTACGAGATGATCCAGGAGATCGACTCCCGCACCGGCGGGGCCTGGCGGCCCAGCCCCGGCTCGATCTACCCCACCCTGCAACTGCTGGAGGACGAGGGCGTCATCGCGACCGCACCGGACTCCGACGGTGGGCGCAAGCGGTTCGCCCTCACCGACCAGGGGCGCGCCGAGGCGACCGAGGCGGCACAGACCCCACCCTGGGCGGCGTTCGCCGAGCAGACCGTCAACAGCTGGCACGACATCCGCGACGCCGGCACGCAGGCGATGAACGCGCTGCGGCAGGTGATGACCACCGGCACGGACGACCAGCGCGCCCGCGCCGCCCAGGTGCTCGACGAGACCCGGCGCAAGCTCTACGCCATCCTCGCCGAGTCCGAGTGA
- a CDS encoding class I SAM-dependent methyltransferase: MIEERERDAAVKAGHRRMWALGDYAAVAAQVIPQLGATLVRAARVGPGDRVLDVAAGTGNAALPAARTGAEVVAGDLTPELLEIGRELAAREGLTLTWEEVDAEALPYADAAFDRVLSCVGVMFAPRHRVAADELLRVCRPGGTVGLVNWTPQGFVGQLFAAMRPYAPPPPPGAQPPPLWGDEEHVRELFGDRVNALTLGRDAVVVNRFATPAEFRDFFAAHYGPTVAVYRANAGDPERTAALDRALLDLAERHLDGGVMRWEYLLVTARRA, from the coding sequence ATGATCGAGGAACGGGAACGAGACGCGGCGGTGAAGGCCGGGCACCGCCGGATGTGGGCGCTCGGCGACTACGCCGCGGTGGCCGCGCAGGTGATCCCGCAGTTGGGCGCGACGCTGGTCCGGGCCGCCCGGGTGGGCCCGGGTGACCGGGTGCTGGACGTGGCCGCCGGCACCGGCAACGCGGCGCTGCCGGCGGCGCGGACCGGGGCGGAGGTGGTCGCCGGCGACCTCACTCCGGAGCTGCTGGAGATCGGACGGGAGTTGGCCGCGCGCGAGGGGTTGACGCTCACCTGGGAGGAGGTCGACGCCGAGGCGTTGCCCTACGCCGACGCCGCGTTCGACCGGGTGCTCTCCTGCGTGGGGGTGATGTTCGCGCCCCGACACCGGGTGGCGGCCGACGAGCTGCTCCGGGTCTGTCGGCCGGGCGGCACGGTCGGCCTGGTGAACTGGACCCCGCAGGGGTTCGTGGGGCAACTGTTCGCGGCGATGCGGCCGTACGCGCCGCCACCGCCGCCGGGCGCGCAGCCGCCTCCGCTCTGGGGAGACGAGGAGCACGTCCGGGAGCTGTTCGGCGATCGGGTGAACGCGCTCACGCTGGGACGCGACGCGGTGGTGGTGAACCGCTTCGCCACGCCCGCGGAGTTCCGCGACTTCTTCGCCGCACACTACGGACCGACGGTGGCGGTCTACCGGGCGAACGCCGGCGACCCGGAGCGGACCGCGGCGCTGGACCGGGCGCTGCTGGACCTGGCCGAACGGCACCTGGACGGCGGCGTGATGCGGTGGGAGTACCTGTTGGTGACCGCGCGCCGGGCCTGA
- a CDS encoding helix-turn-helix domain-containing protein gives MGASYHQFCPVAKAMELLDERWTLLVVRELVSGSERFNELRRGLPRMSPTLLSRRLHQLVRAGVVERRVDGADVRYVPTAAGRELRPVVEALGAWGVRWIGELGDADLDPKLLLWDMHRHVDHAAVPPGRTVLRFRFRDVPAALRDWWLVIAAGEADVCDSDPGHDVAVTVTADLRAMVQVWLGDLGWAAALRSGAVEVAGPETLRRAVPGWFTLSPFAAVSRP, from the coding sequence ATGGGCGCCTCCTACCACCAGTTCTGCCCGGTGGCGAAAGCCATGGAACTGCTCGACGAGCGGTGGACGCTGCTCGTGGTGCGGGAGCTGGTCAGCGGCTCGGAACGCTTCAACGAGCTGCGCCGGGGCCTGCCCCGGATGTCGCCCACGCTGCTGTCCCGACGGCTGCACCAGCTCGTGCGCGCCGGTGTGGTGGAACGGCGGGTCGACGGCGCGGACGTGCGCTACGTCCCGACCGCCGCGGGCCGGGAGCTGCGGCCCGTGGTGGAGGCGCTCGGCGCCTGGGGGGTGCGCTGGATCGGCGAGCTGGGCGACGCCGACCTGGACCCGAAGCTGCTGCTCTGGGACATGCACCGGCACGTCGACCACGCGGCGGTCCCGCCGGGGCGTACCGTCCTGCGGTTCCGCTTCCGCGACGTGCCGGCGGCGCTGCGCGACTGGTGGCTGGTCATCGCCGCCGGCGAGGCGGACGTCTGCGACAGCGACCCCGGGCACGACGTGGCGGTGACCGTCACCGCCGACCTGCGCGCCATGGTCCAGGTCTGGCTGGGCGACCTGGGCTGGGCGGCGGCGCTGCGCAGCGGCGCGGTCGAGGTGGCCGGGCCGGAGACGCTGCGGCGCGCGGTGCCCGGCTGGTTCACGCTCTCCCCGTTCGCCGCGGTGTCCCGGCCCTGA